In the genome of bacterium SCSIO 12827, the window TGAGGGCCTCGACGGCGGCATCGTCCAGATTCAGGTACTTGTTGCGGTAGGTCAGACGCACCGGCGTCAGATCATAGATACCGCTGGTGATGACGCAGCCTTTGACAAGGTCGCCGGGCATGCGGGGCGAGGCCCAATCGGTCACCAGCATCATCGACGCCAGATGTGATCCCGACGAATGGCCGGCGATGACGATGCGGTCCGCGTCGCCGTTGATGTCGTCGGCATGGGTGTGGGCCCAGGCAACGGCGCGGCGGCATTGCTGGACCATGCCTGCCAGCGTGCCCGCCGGGCAGAGCGTGAATTCGACGAGCACCACGGCGGCCCCGGCAGCGACCAGGGGCGGTGCGATGAAGCTTTCGCTGGATTTGCTGCCCCGGGTCCAGGCGCCGCCGTGGAAAAACACCAGGATCGGCGAACCCGGATTGTTGGCCGGAAAAACGTCCAGGGTTTCGTCGGACGTGACACTGTAGGGAATGTCGAGCCGACAGGCGATTTCCGACCGTGCCTGCGCGCTGGCCTTGGCATCGGCGGCCTTGTAATCGTCGCCGTCGGGCACGACGGAGCGCTGATCGTACTGGCGATCCAGTTCGTCCTGATCATAGTCCAGCCATACCTTGGCGGCGGCGGTCGCGGTCATGAAGATCTCCGGTCTTTTTGAAGTGGTCTTTACAGAAGTCCGGACAGAATAGTCGCGATGCCGAGGAAGGAAAAGAACCCGGCGATGTCGGTGACCGTGGTCAGGATGATCGACGACGCGACCGCCGGGTCCTGGCCCAGCTTGGTCAGCACCACGGGCACGATGGCGCCCGCCAGCCCGGCGGCGACCATGGCCAGCACCATGGACACGGTGATGACCAGAACAAGGCCGAGGGAGCCCGACCAGAAATACACCCCGATGCCGCAGGTCGCGGCGACGGCGATGCCGTTGACCAGGCCCACGTTGGCTTCCTTGAAGGTCACGGCGAACCATTGGCGCGGCGTGATTTCGCGCAGCGCCAATCCGCGCATGGTCACCGCCAGGGCCTGCGCCCCCGCGTTGCCCGATTGTCCGGCGACCACCGGCAGCAGCACGGCCAGGGCCGTGAACTTGGCGATGGTGCCTTCGAACAGGCCGACCACGGCGGCGGCCATGAAGGCGGTCAGCAGGTTGATCTGCAGCCAGGGCAGGCGCTTTCTGACCGCGAACAGGGGTTTGGACAGGGCGCGTTCGTCCTTGGACGCACCGACCATGGTCTGAATGTCGACGGAGGCATCAGCCTGCAGGGCGCCGATCAGGGTGGTGTGCTGGACCACGCCCATCAGTTGGCCGTCGTGGTCGACCACAGGCAGGTCGACCAGGCGATGCTGTTCCAGAAGGTCGGCGACCTCTTCCTGAGGGGTCAGCGGGCTGACATAGGCCAAAACCGGCGTCGCGATATCGGCCAGCTTGGCGGCCGGGTCGGCGACGGCAAGGTCCTGGATGCCGACCTTGCCGGTCAACCGGTTGTCCTCATCGACGAGAAACAAAGAACGCGCCGTCTTGGCCCGCGCGCGGCGCAAGGCGGCCAACGCCTGCTTGGCGGTCATGGTGCTGCGGAACTGCGCGATGTCGGTGATCATCAGGCGCCCGGCGCTGCCTTCGGGAAAGTCGCCCAGGCGTTTCAGGTCGTCGGCGATGGCCGGGTCGAGGGCGGCCAGATAGTGCTCGCGGTCGGCCGGTTTCAGGGCGTTGAACACGCGCAGCGCCTCGCCGGGCCGCAGTTCGCCCAACAAGGCGCAGGCCAGGTCGTCGGGCAGGCGCTTCAACAGCCGCGCCGCCGTTTCCGGCAGCAGCATGCGCCACAAGGGGGCCAGAACGTTGGCCGGCTGCCGGGTCAGGGTGGGGGCGGTTTCCGCCGCCGGCAGGGTCTCGATGCGGCGCGCCGCC includes:
- a CDS encoding magnesium transporter yields the protein MSGNLDAATVKLERRFLLDFPWEAARRIETLPAAETAPTLTRQPANVLAPLWRMLLPETAARLLKRLPDDLACALLGELRPGEALRVFNALKPADREHYLAALDPAIADDLKRLGDFPEGSAGRLMITDIAQFRSTMTAKQALAALRRARAKTARSLFLVDEDNRLTGKVGIQDLAVADPAAKLADIATPVLAYVSPLTPQEEVADLLEQHRLVDLPVVDHDGQLMGVVQHTTLIGALQADASVDIQTMVGASKDERALSKPLFAVRKRLPWLQINLLTAFMAAAVVGLFEGTIAKFTALAVLLPVVAGQSGNAGAQALAVTMRGLALREITPRQWFAVTFKEANVGLVNGIAVAATCGIGVYFWSGSLGLVLVITVSMVLAMVAAGLAGAIVPVVLTKLGQDPAVASSIILTTVTDIAGFFSFLGIATILSGLL
- a CDS encoding alpha/beta hydrolase; the protein is MTATAAAKVWLDYDQDELDRQYDQRSVVPDGDDYKAADAKASAQARSEIACRLDIPYSVTSDETLDVFPANNPGSPILVFFHGGAWTRGSKSSESFIAPPLVAAGAAVVLVEFTLCPAGTLAGMVQQCRRAVAWAHTHADDINGDADRIVIAGHSSGSHLASMMLVTDWASPRMPGDLVKGCVITSGIYDLTPVRLTYRNKYLNLDDAAVEALSPIKQIRPGLPPVALFYGGNELAEFRRQGHAFADTLRAAGVTVTEQDLPGLNHFEMGRRLADADGPVHKAALKLMGL